From the genome of Nitrospirota bacterium:
AACGAACAGAACACCGGAGCTGAACAGATAAACAAGGCGATCCAGCAGTTGGACCAGGTTATCCAACAGAATGCCGCAGCGTCCGAAGAGATGGCATCCACCTCCGAAGAACTGGCTTCCCAGGCAGAGCAGCTCCAGAGCACCGTAACATTTTTCAAGATTGAGGGGGTAACCAGCGGTATTTGGCAGGAGCCAAAAGCAAAGGCACATAAGCCTGTGGCTAAGGTTGAACATATAATGCACGCAAAACCCAAACCACAGACAACAGTTATTGCCCGCGGCCCAAAGGCAAAAATGGTAGCGGCCGGAATTGGCATTGATTTGGGCGGCAACGGTCATGACCATCTCGACGAACAGTTCGAGAATTATTAGGGGGGAAGCTTATGAGTGTAACAGCCATACTTGAGACGACGCAATATCTGACGTTCAAGCTGGATGAAGAGGTATTTGCGGTAGATATATCGAAGGTGCGGGAAGTGCTTGATTTCACATCGGTAACGAAAGTGCCGAGGACGCCTGATTTCATGCGGGGAGTTATCAATCTGAGGGGCAGTGTGGTGCCGGTGGTTGATATGCGACTGAAATTCGGGATGTCGGAGACGGAAAAGACGGTCAACACCTGCATTATTATTGTGGAAGTGAACCTGGACAATGAGACGACGGTGCTTGGAGCGCTGGCGGACTCTGTGCAGGAGGTGATGGACCTGGAGCCTGATCAGATAGAGCCTGCGCCGAGGATCGGGACGAGGCTCAGGACAGAGTTCATAAAAGGGATGGGCAAGAAAGACGACCACTTTATCATGATCCTTGATATCGACAAAATATTCTCGTCCGAAGAACTCGCAATGGTCCAGGAGTCAGCAGAGGTAGAGGCATGAGAAACGGCAGGCCGGTGCATGCATTCGGACATCAGACAAGGGTCTGCATTACATGCCCGAAAAGGTACGCACCGGCAGGCCGCAGTCGAAAGATTTGTCATATGACGGTTGTTTCTGCAGTCTGCCGGAGGCTGGTATGACTACTCAGCCTGCAGGATTGCCTTTGGTCCTTCTCAACCCCGGAGAAATGCATTTTGCAGAAACCCCATCGGTCGTCAGGGCGGTGGTCGGAACCTCCATTTCGGTAATGCTTTTCAGCCGCCGGATGTCAATGGGCGCTATCTGTCACGGGCTTTTGCCTGCATGCTACTTCAGGCAGCTTTGCAAGGGAGGCTGCTCAGAACAGGCGACGTATGTGGAATGTGCGATAGAAAATATGATCGGGCAGTTTAAGGGCAGGGGTGCTTCCGCTCATGAGCTGGAAGTGAGGATCATCGGTGCTGCTGAACTGTTTGACGCGAAGAAACCGGAACGGCTTTGGGTGAATGTCGGATTCAGAAACTTTGTGGCTGCACGCTGGACTCTGCAGAAAAATGGAATTCGGAGGGCATCAACTGATATCGGCGGCATACATGCCAGGCAGGTCGCCTTTTATCCCCACTCAGGAGAGGTAATCATGCACCGGTTAAACAAAAACACGGCCGAGCGTGGTTGTCAATGGAGGAAAGAGGATTGTTGTACGGCACGGCAGGCGGACGGCAAACTGGGTGAGTGACAAAAGGATTATATGCGAAGGACAGGAAAGAAATTCAAAAAGGAGCACCACCTGCGTAACGCAAGGAAAGGCATTTTCTGCAATGGTACTGCCGGCAACA
Proteins encoded in this window:
- a CDS encoding chemotaxis protein CheW produces the protein MSVTAILETTQYLTFKLDEEVFAVDISKVREVLDFTSVTKVPRTPDFMRGVINLRGSVVPVVDMRLKFGMSETEKTVNTCIIIVEVNLDNETTVLGALADSVQEVMDLEPDQIEPAPRIGTRLRTEFIKGMGKKDDHFIMILDIDKIFSSEELAMVQESAEVEA
- a CDS encoding chemotaxis protein CheD; translated protein: MTTQPAGLPLVLLNPGEMHFAETPSVVRAVVGTSISVMLFSRRMSMGAICHGLLPACYFRQLCKGGCSEQATYVECAIENMIGQFKGRGASAHELEVRIIGAAELFDAKKPERLWVNVGFRNFVAARWTLQKNGIRRASTDIGGIHARQVAFYPHSGEVIMHRLNKNTAERGCQWRKEDCCTARQADGKLGE